In Arachis stenosperma cultivar V10309 chromosome 1, arast.V10309.gnm1.PFL2, whole genome shotgun sequence, one DNA window encodes the following:
- the LOC130984368 gene encoding uncharacterized protein LOC130984368 encodes MASEEESFLVLVHCFGKIQKSKKYGVKFTDREPLSVFISSSSTLSDSKNSILQKFGVFGSKWVKKLFYKILIAVVSTGVKYDTFVLAADEDIRVLFHCVRSFSEVRIHKLFAKLEVGVDSSGASAPVHSSTAAGDVPSSMPAVRPSVPLVASLSSAVDLDRTEVVGSVPLENAGIFEQAYEVGTGGGLLSDMQGFGEPDRVENAMCDDDSDQEPVDIIGDSDDDTGANPHAQHGPSSFDTQQYSPHFSTLNLEALGPQADGGPTVGGSSTEFQIGQSLQNKDEAVLSVKDYNIRRGVEYRVIESDHLKYHEKCKKFSKGCTWLIHVALHARKGTWEVRRYNGSHTCLATSISSDHRQLDYHVICARILPLVRADAAVIVKVLQQATEADYGFRPSYRKVWMMKQKAVAQIYGDWKESYAELPRWMLGVQSTMPGTVSVLKTSPVRLGGEVDESTVYFHQIFWTFSPCIEAFRHCKPLVSINGIHLYGKYRGTLLLVITHDGNSNILPIAFALVEGENAESWSFFLSNLRAHVTPQEGIIVISDRHNGIKAALEAPETGWLPPRAF; translated from the coding sequence ATGGCAAGTGAGGAAGAGAGTTTTCTTGTCTTAGTGCATTGCTTTGGAAAAATccaaaaaagcaaaaaatatgGTGTGAAGTTCACTGACAGAGAACCACTAAGTGTTTTCATCAGTTCATCAAGCACTTTGTCAGATTCGAAGAACAGCATCTTGCAGAAGTTTGGGGTGTTTGGTAGCAAGTGGGTGAAGAAGCTATTCTACAAGATTCTCATCGCAGTTGTCTCGACCGGTGTTAAGTATGATACCTTTGTGCTAGCGGCTGATGAAGATATTAGAGTTCTGTTCCATTGTGTTAGGAGTTTTTCAGAGGTCAGAATACACAAGTTGTTTGCGAAGTTGGAGGTTGGTGTCGATAGTTCTGGGGCATCAGCTCCAGTTCATAGCTCGACTGCCGCGGGCGATGTGCCTAGTTCGATGCCTGCGGTGAGACCATCCGTTCCGCTGGTAGCATCCCTTTCATCCGCGGTTGATTTAGATCGAACGGAGGTTGTTGGTTCTGTACCTTTGGAGAATGCCGGGATCTTTGAGCAGGCGTATGAGGTGGGCACCGGTGGTGGCTTGCTATCTGATATGCAAGGCTTTGGAGAACCTGATCGAGTAGAGAATGCAATGTGTGACGATGACTCTGACCAGGAGCCTGTAGATATCATTGGGGACAGCGATGATGACACAGGTGCCAATCCACATGCACAACATGGGCCTTCAAGTTTTGACACTCAGCAGTACTCTCCACACTTCTCCACACTAAACTTGGAGGCTCTGGGTCCACAGGCGGACGGTGGTCCTACAGTTGGGGGCTCTTCTACAGAATTTCAGATTGGACAATCACTCCAGAATAAAGATGAGGCTGTGCTGAGTGTGAAGGACTATAACATCCGCCGAGGTGTTGAGTACAGAGTCATCGAATCAGATCATCTTAAGTATcatgaaaaatgcaagaagttCAGCAAGGGTTGTACTTGGTTGATTCACGTAGCGCTGCATGCACGAAAGGGCACTTGGGAGGTTAGGAGGTACAACGGGTCACACACTTGCTTGGCAACCTCTATTTCTAGTGATCACCGTCAGCTGGATTACCATGTTATCTGTGCTAGAATTCTTCCGTTGGTTAGGGCAGATGCTGCGGTCATAGTAAAGGTATTGCAACAAGCTACAGAAGCCGATTACGGTTTCAGGCCTAGTTACAGGAAGGTTTGGATGATGAAGCAGAAGGCAGTGGCACAAATATATGGAGATTGGAAAGAGTCATATGCGGAGTTGCCACGTTGGATGCTAGGGGTACAGTCAACCATGCCTGGGACAGTTTCTGTGTTGAAGACTTCTCCTGTTCGGCTTGGGGGTGAGGTTGATGAGTCCACGGTGtattttcatcaaattttctGGACATTTTCACCCTGTATCGAAGCATTCCGGCATTGCAAGCCCCTCGTGAGTATTAATGGTATCCACTTGTATGGCAAGTATAGAGGGACGCTGCTGCTGGTGATAACGCATGATGGGAACTCGAACATCCTCCCGATAGCCTTCGCCCTTGTGGAGGGAGAAAACGCAGAGTCATGGTCATTCTTCTTGTCCAACCTACGAGCGCATGTGACGCCACAAGAGGGTATCATTGTTATCTCTGACAGGCATAATGGTATCAAGGCAGCACTTGAGGCCCCTGAGACTGGATGGCTGCCTCCACGTGCTTTTTGA
- the LOC130984384 gene encoding extensin-like, giving the protein MGKKVIAKRASREKIYKLSGYPRPSTRSQDTTFTPSPSPPTSPPRTVPMARTKTTLRFPAPAKPTPPPKVALTKPTSSKPSSSKGKRPAIEDPVPETAKSKPRSVPVRSQRVKQEKVPTRSERVVLDDDDDEEFTPDDSPPPSTEGTSISIGKQSALLNDRDQATEDEEEAVSEGNGHEYCCCCGLIFLTAVDFNNLDLQMFANIVNKAKIQQPKWNEKQSARLV; this is encoded by the exons ATGGGAAAGAAAGTTATTGCTAAAAGAGCATCGCGTGAAAAGATCTATAAACTTTCAGGATATCCTAGACCATCAACTCGTTCTCAAGACACCACTTTCACTCCCTCACCTTCTCCTCCTACTTCTCCTCCTCGCACTGTTCCCATGGCACGGACCAAGACCACGCTACGTTTTCCAGCCCCTGCCAAGCCGACGCCACCGCCTAAGGTAGCGCTAACCAAACCAACTTCCTCGAAACCTAGTTCATCCAAGGGTAAGCGTCCTGCTATTGAAGACCCTGTTCCTGAGACAGCAAAATCTAAGCCAAGGTCTGTTCCTGTGCGTTCACAAAGAGTGAAACAGGAAAAAGTACCAACTCGATCTGAGAGAGTGGTtctagatgatgatgatgatgaagagttCACTCCGGATGACTCTCCTCCTCCTTCCACCGAGGGTACTTCCATCTCTATTGGGAAGCAATCCGCTCTGCTGAAT GATAGAGATCAGGCCACTGAGGATGAGGAAGAAGCTGTTTCGGAGGGGAATGGTCATGAATACTGCTGCTGCTGTGGTctcatttt TTTGACTGCTGTAGATTTTAATAATCTTGACTTGCAAATGTTTGCAAATATTGTGAATAAG GCCAAAATTCAACAACCAAAATGGAATGAAAAGCAATCAGCAAGACTGGTGTAA